The sequence below is a genomic window from Vibrio mangrovi.
TCATCCTCGAACAACTGGTTGCTGAAGAGCCGGGCGGATTCAAACGTCCCTTTCTGGACTTTTTCAATAACCGGCTAATCAATCTGGTGTATCGCATCTGGCGTAAATATCGCTATTACGTGCGTTTTCAGGATGATGCGCAGGATCTGTTCTCACAACAATTATTCGCCCTGGTTGGACTGGCAGACCCCGATTTGCGGGGAGATACGCCTATCAACTGGTGCAAAATGCTGGCTTATGCCGGAGTACTGGCCGGACGAAGCCGCTCTCCACAGGTTGTCGCCGGGATAATCGCTCACTGTTTTGATTTAGAGGATGTCAGTATCCGTCAGTGGGAAAGACGAAAAGTCATGATTGATCCGTCTCAGCAATTTTGCCTTGGCCAGCAAAACGGCAATCTGGGAATGAATACGGTGATTGGCGAGTCGGTGATGGATTGTAACGGAAAGTTTGTGATCTGTATTAAAGGGTTGTCACGCCAGCGGTTCGCAGATTTCCTGCCAATCGGTAAAGAGTTTCAACCCTTGTGTAAGCTGGTGGAGTTTGTATTACGGGAGCAGATGGCTTATGACCTGGAGCTCTCGATGGATGAGAAAGAAGTTCCGGTGCTTCGTCTGGACTCTCAGGAAGGCGTGGCTTTAGGTTGGTATTCATTTCTTGGCTCAGGTGAGCGGGAGAAAAACGTGTTAATTCAGGTGAGGCAATAAGTCATGGTTCAGAGTAAACAGCCTTCCCTCAACATGATTGTGACCAATGTGCAGGTACTGGAATCCGGTTTGGTTTCACGGACATCATGGACATCTGCCGGCGGTACGATTGGAACAGCGACAGACAGCTTCTGGCATCTGACCGATAAGAACGGGGCGATTTATCCCAATCATTGTGAAATTGTGGTCATTGATGGGGCTTTCTGTGTTCGGGATAACTGCGGTGAGACCTATGTGAATGGTTCATCCATGGCTCTGGGAAGAAATAAGTTAGCAAGACTGGAGAACAAGGATGAGATTCAAATTGGTCCATATCAGCTCCGGGTTCATTTGGGAAGTCATGGTGAAGAAGATATCGCTTCGAATAATGTGCTGGAGCAGTTATTTGAAGATGATCGTCACAGCTTACTGGCTGATGATGAAGGAGAAGCCGAAACCTTACACCATACGGAAGATCAAACTCATACAGTGATTGATCCTCTGATGGCGCTGGATGAACTGGCTCCCCAGAAAAAAGATGACAGTTATACCTTGATTGACGGGGATGATGATGAAGAATCGTCAGAAGATGAACCGCATGAAGAGCCATTACTTGCTGCTGAGGAATACTATCAGCCACCGCTTCAGGAAACGCAGCAGGAAAATGGTGAATACGATATGACTGCGTCGATTAGTCTGAAAAAAATCT
It includes:
- the tssG gene encoding type VI secretion system baseplate subunit TssG; translation: MGNPDRDAAADIDAAQKEEGLMPIPDKVRSYNFFQLVELLQKLQLSNPEDEDWERVCRLVFSANPSLGFSPADVTDLTRFDEEHLILQTNFFGLTGAQSPLPGFILEQLVAEEPGGFKRPFLDFFNNRLINLVYRIWRKYRYYVRFQDDAQDLFSQQLFALVGLADPDLRGDTPINWCKMLAYAGVLAGRSRSPQVVAGIIAHCFDLEDVSIRQWERRKVMIDPSQQFCLGQQNGNLGMNTVIGESVMDCNGKFVICIKGLSRQRFADFLPIGKEFQPLCKLVEFVLREQMAYDLELSMDEKEVPVLRLDSQEGVALGWYSFLGSGEREKNVLIQVRQ